The Micromonospora sp. NBC_00421 genome contains a region encoding:
- a CDS encoding glycosyltransferase family protein, with product MPGSGTRIVGIVQARMGSSRLPGKVLRPLAGRSVLGRVVRAALDSGVLADLVVATSVDPVDDAVVAECARLDVPVHRGPVDDVLSRFVGALDAHPGDAVMRFTADCPLLDPEIVALVAGVYRAVPGLDYASTSIARTLPRGLDVEIIRADTLRTLDRLATDHHRVHVTSYAYTRPELFRVLGVTLTPDRSALRLTLDTEQDWTLVSAVVDHFGDVSVPLAKLADWLDGRPTLRTLNSSVRQKRLEES from the coding sequence TTGCCCGGCTCCGGCACCCGCATCGTCGGGATCGTGCAGGCCCGGATGGGCTCGTCCCGGCTGCCCGGCAAGGTGCTGCGCCCACTGGCCGGGCGCAGCGTCCTCGGCCGGGTGGTCCGGGCCGCCCTCGACAGCGGGGTCCTCGCCGACCTGGTGGTCGCCACCAGCGTCGACCCGGTCGACGACGCGGTGGTCGCCGAGTGCGCACGGCTCGACGTGCCCGTGCACCGGGGGCCGGTGGACGACGTGCTGAGCCGGTTCGTCGGCGCGCTCGACGCCCACCCCGGCGACGCCGTCATGCGGTTCACCGCGGACTGCCCGCTGCTCGACCCGGAGATCGTCGCGCTGGTGGCGGGGGTCTACCGGGCGGTCCCCGGGCTCGACTACGCCAGCACCTCGATCGCCCGTACCCTGCCCCGGGGGCTGGACGTGGAGATAATCCGGGCGGATACGCTGCGTACCCTCGACCGGCTCGCCACCGACCACCACCGGGTGCACGTCACCTCGTACGCGTACACCCGTCCGGAGCTGTTCCGGGTGCTCGGGGTGACCCTCACCCCGGACAGGTCGGCGCTGCGGCTCACCCTCGACACCGAGCAGGACTGGACGCTTGTCAGTGCGGTCGTCGACCACTTCGGCGACGTCAGCGTGCCGCTTGCCAAACTCGCCGATTGGTTGGACGGGCGACCCACCCTGCGTACCCTCAACTCCTCGGTACGCCAGAAGCGGCTGGAGGAGTCCTGA
- a CDS encoding DNA gyrase/topoisomerase IV subunit A yields the protein MARRKDDRAKVDLSAFDQAGARVFDNPLVTEVSDSYLEYAFSVIHSRALPDARDGLKPVHRRILWSMHEQGHRPDRGHVKSARIVGDVMGKYHPHGDTAIYDAMVRLAQDFSLNTPLIDGHGNFGSPDDGPAAARYTEARLSREAMLLVGELGEDTVDVEPNYDGSLTQPTVLPAAFPNLLVNGASGIAVGMATNMIPHNLGEVVSAARWLINHPDADLDKLMEYVPGPDLPTGGLLLGLDEVRRAYETGRGVVRMRGRVEIGPLEGSRGRQAITVVELPYGVGAEKVIAAITNEVNKTKRLTGIADVKDLTDRESGTRLVVECKVGVNPQALLADLYRLTPLEQSFGINNLVLVDGQPRTLGLKTLLEVFLAHRYEVVTRRSAYRRRKREERLHLVDGLLIALLDIDRVVKLIRASEDAQAAKDGLMQKFRLSEIQATYILDTPLRRLTKYDRIELEAEQEKLRGEIAALSTILDDPKVLRKVVSDELAAVVKQFAAPRRTTLVDGDLKEVLAASAPAGPLEVADDPCQVILSATGLVARTAAESEEASEGRRRNGRVKHDTVRAVAHSTARGRVLLVTSAGRAFKVDVLPLPVLPEQAGTVSLRGGMAASELVPLEAGETVIGLAPLGPTAQGSPGLALGTRQGVVKVCAPEWPVRSDEFEVISLRTGDEVVGATWLADDTETLAFVTSEAALLRFAAAVIRPQGPKGGGMAGINLPAGARVVFFGAIRTDDAVHGEPMVVTSTGATVKVTPFGSYPAKGRATGGVRAQRFLKGEEGLVVAWVGPRPVGATATGDPVELPPADPRRDGSGFAVMLGPTVVGHLIERD from the coding sequence ATGGCACGCCGTAAGGACGACCGCGCCAAGGTGGACCTGTCCGCCTTCGACCAGGCCGGCGCGCGGGTCTTCGACAACCCGCTGGTCACCGAGGTCTCCGACTCCTACCTGGAGTACGCCTTCTCGGTCATCCACTCCCGCGCCCTGCCCGACGCCCGCGACGGCCTCAAGCCGGTGCACCGCCGCATCCTGTGGTCCATGCACGAGCAGGGTCACCGCCCCGACCGGGGGCACGTGAAGTCGGCCCGGATCGTCGGCGACGTGATGGGGAAGTACCACCCCCACGGCGACACCGCGATCTACGACGCGATGGTCCGGCTCGCCCAGGACTTCTCGCTGAACACGCCACTCATCGATGGGCATGGAAATTTTGGTAGCCCAGACGATGGCCCGGCCGCGGCGCGTTATACCGAGGCCCGGCTCTCCCGGGAGGCGATGCTGCTGGTCGGGGAGTTGGGCGAGGACACCGTCGACGTCGAGCCCAACTACGACGGCTCGCTGACCCAGCCGACCGTGCTGCCCGCCGCCTTCCCCAACCTGCTTGTCAACGGGGCGTCCGGGATCGCGGTCGGGATGGCGACCAACATGATCCCGCACAACCTCGGTGAGGTGGTCTCCGCCGCCCGCTGGCTGATCAACCACCCGGACGCCGACCTCGACAAGCTGATGGAGTACGTTCCCGGCCCCGACCTGCCCACCGGCGGCCTGCTGCTGGGCCTGGACGAGGTGCGCCGGGCGTACGAGACCGGGCGTGGCGTGGTGCGGATGCGCGGCCGGGTGGAGATCGGCCCGCTGGAGGGCAGCCGGGGCCGGCAGGCGATCACCGTGGTCGAACTGCCCTACGGCGTCGGCGCGGAGAAGGTCATCGCGGCGATCACCAACGAGGTCAACAAGACCAAGCGGCTCACCGGCATCGCCGACGTCAAGGACCTCACCGACCGGGAGAGCGGCACCCGGCTGGTCGTCGAGTGCAAGGTCGGGGTCAACCCGCAGGCGTTGCTGGCCGACCTCTACCGGCTCACCCCGCTGGAGCAGTCCTTCGGCATCAACAACCTGGTGCTCGTCGACGGCCAGCCGCGCACCCTCGGGCTGAAGACGCTGCTGGAGGTCTTCCTGGCCCACCGCTACGAGGTGGTGACCCGGCGCAGCGCGTACCGTCGGCGCAAGCGGGAGGAGCGGCTGCACCTGGTCGACGGCCTGCTGATCGCCCTGCTCGACATCGACCGGGTGGTCAAGCTGATCCGGGCCAGCGAGGACGCCCAGGCCGCCAAGGACGGCCTGATGCAGAAGTTCCGGCTCTCCGAGATCCAGGCGACGTACATCCTGGACACCCCGCTGCGCCGGTTGACGAAGTACGACCGGATCGAGCTGGAGGCCGAGCAGGAGAAGCTGCGCGGGGAGATCGCCGCGCTGTCCACGATCCTGGACGACCCGAAGGTGCTGCGGAAGGTCGTCTCCGACGAGTTGGCCGCGGTGGTGAAGCAGTTCGCCGCGCCGCGTCGCACCACCCTGGTCGACGGGGACCTCAAGGAGGTGCTCGCCGCGTCCGCACCGGCCGGCCCGCTGGAGGTGGCCGACGACCCGTGCCAGGTGATCCTCTCGGCGACCGGGCTGGTCGCCCGGACCGCGGCCGAGTCGGAGGAGGCGTCGGAGGGGCGTCGCCGCAACGGCCGGGTCAAACACGACACGGTACGCGCGGTCGCGCACAGCACCGCCCGGGGCCGGGTGCTCCTGGTCACCAGCGCCGGCCGGGCCTTCAAGGTCGACGTGCTGCCGCTGCCGGTGCTGCCCGAGCAGGCCGGCACGGTGTCGTTGCGCGGTGGCATGGCCGCCTCCGAGCTGGTCCCGCTGGAGGCGGGGGAGACGGTGATCGGCCTCGCCCCGCTCGGCCCGACCGCGCAGGGCTCCCCGGGGTTGGCGCTGGGCACCAGGCAGGGGGTGGTCAAGGTCTGCGCCCCGGAGTGGCCGGTCCGCTCGGACGAGTTCGAGGTGATCTCGTTGCGGACGGGCGACGAGGTGGTGGGGGCCACCTGGCTGGCCGACGACACCGAGACGCTGGCCTTCGTGACCAGTGAGGCGGCTCTGCTGCGGTTCGCCGCCGCGGTGATCCGCCCGCAGGGGCCCAAGGGCGGTGGGATGGCCGGGATCAACCTGCCGGCGGGTGCCCGGGTGGTGTTCTTCGGGGCGATCCGCACCGACGACGCCGTACACGGTGAGCCGATGGTGGTGACCTCGACCGGGGCCACGGTCAAGGTGACGCCGTTCGGGTCGTACCCGGCGAAGGGGAGGGCGACCGGCGGGGTGCGGGCGCAGCGGTTCCTCAAGGGTGAGGAGGGCCTGGTGGTGGCGTGGGTCGGGCCGCGCCCGGTCGGGGCGACCGCGACCGGTGACCCGGTGGAGCTGCCGCCTGCCGATCCGCGCCGGGACGGTTCCGGCTTCGCCGTCATGCTCGGCCCCACCGTCGTCGGGCACCTCATCGAACGCGACTGA
- a CDS encoding alpha-ketoglutarate-dependent dioxygenase AlkB has translation MPQAAYQPSMLDLADTGPTLTPLTGLRRRVLTRGAWVDHLPGWVRGSDAVLDALRTEVPWRAERRTMYDTEVDVPRLLCWYGAGRPLPHPLLTTARTALTEHYAAELGEPFVTAGMCLYRDGRDSVAWHGDTLGRSAHTDTMVAIVSFGSPRPLLLRPRGGGETLRFPLGHGDLVVMGGSCQRTWEHAVPKTSRPVGPRVSVQFRPVDVA, from the coding sequence ATGCCGCAGGCCGCCTACCAGCCGTCGATGCTCGACCTCGCCGACACCGGCCCGACGCTGACCCCGCTGACCGGGCTGCGCCGGCGGGTGCTCACCCGGGGCGCCTGGGTCGACCACCTGCCCGGCTGGGTGCGCGGCTCCGACGCGGTGCTCGACGCCCTACGCACCGAAGTGCCCTGGCGGGCCGAACGCCGCACCATGTACGACACCGAGGTCGACGTCCCGCGCCTGCTCTGCTGGTACGGCGCCGGTCGCCCGCTGCCGCACCCGCTGCTCACCACGGCGCGCACCGCGCTCACCGAGCACTACGCGGCCGAGCTGGGCGAACCGTTCGTCACCGCCGGCATGTGCCTCTACCGCGACGGGAGGGACAGCGTCGCCTGGCACGGCGACACCCTCGGCCGCTCGGCGCACACCGACACGATGGTGGCGATCGTGTCCTTCGGGTCACCCCGCCCGCTGCTGCTGCGCCCCCGCGGCGGCGGTGAGACGCTGCGCTTCCCGCTGGGCCACGGCGACCTGGTGGTGATGGGTGGCTCCTGCCAACGCACCTGGGAACACGCCGTCCCCAAGACCAGCCGCCCGGTCGGCCCCCGGGTCAGCGTCCAGTTCCGCCCCGTCGACGTCGCCTGA
- a CDS encoding class I SAM-dependent methyltransferase: protein MTTGTAAPVVLPGGEMLAWSDLPEQRLADGGPLGALAARVVPAGARVLLAGPHDPALLDRLAHAEVTCLLRSHPDAVALTDRAARVVVGGPAGLDPADTFDVVVAGAGLDAVESVEGTRLGWTGVLGRLAAALRPGGTLLLRLDNPLGVSRLVATSPWYADRADAAWSIGGVLDAGRPANREQLRDRLVEAGLTVTADYAAYPDPGAATALVATDALAHRPTSGLLDAVLHGACAGGFAGGPVLQDPARLAVDALHAGLGATLAPGWLVTAHRPAGHDEPVAAPLPVVLVQTGPPGVGVVEVTDGPGGWQWAVTGGGATRGRAAPFASREAAHRDPAALTGPVPAGRLLRTLLLDGCLRRDLDALRRLLRGYAGWLAGQADPEGRLAGATALADPDNVVVDGDAFAVLDPSWQATGPLPVEVTLARGLWRFAVALLTGGYAHPWPSTLDVAGLTVVLGGVAGHDLDRATVDAAVETEAAVAAALRGLDADGQGALATELRAVDPTDPPAGPRSYQQMREAWVRQREELTRLAALLKWTEELLTSRERALRRSDATINLLSGSLSYRVGRLAITPARLAKRGARAAKRRAREALGPKPQEEQQ from the coding sequence TTGACCACTGGAACCGCCGCCCCCGTCGTCCTGCCCGGCGGGGAGATGCTGGCCTGGTCCGACCTGCCGGAGCAACGGCTGGCCGACGGTGGGCCGCTGGGCGCGCTGGCCGCCCGGGTCGTACCGGCGGGGGCGCGGGTGCTGCTGGCCGGGCCGCACGACCCGGCGCTGCTGGACCGGCTCGCCCACGCCGAGGTGACCTGCCTGCTGCGCAGCCACCCCGACGCGGTGGCGCTCACCGACCGGGCCGCCCGGGTGGTCGTCGGCGGACCCGCCGGGCTCGACCCGGCCGACACCTTCGACGTGGTGGTGGCCGGGGCCGGGCTGGACGCCGTCGAGTCGGTGGAGGGCACCAGGCTGGGCTGGACGGGGGTGCTGGGCCGGCTGGCCGCCGCCCTGCGCCCCGGCGGCACGCTGCTGCTGCGGCTGGACAACCCGCTGGGGGTGTCCCGGCTGGTCGCCACCTCCCCCTGGTACGCCGACCGGGCCGACGCGGCGTGGAGCATCGGCGGGGTGCTCGACGCCGGCCGCCCGGCCAACCGGGAGCAACTGCGTGACCGGCTCGTCGAGGCGGGGCTGACGGTGACCGCCGACTACGCCGCGTACCCCGATCCGGGTGCCGCGACGGCGCTGGTCGCCACCGACGCGCTGGCGCACCGGCCCACGTCGGGGCTGCTCGACGCGGTGCTGCACGGCGCGTGTGCCGGTGGTTTCGCCGGTGGCCCGGTGCTCCAGGACCCGGCCCGGCTGGCGGTCGACGCGCTGCACGCCGGGCTCGGCGCGACGCTGGCCCCCGGCTGGCTGGTGACGGCCCACCGCCCCGCCGGCCACGACGAACCCGTCGCCGCGCCACTGCCGGTGGTGCTGGTGCAGACCGGGCCGCCCGGGGTCGGCGTGGTCGAGGTGACCGACGGGCCGGGCGGCTGGCAGTGGGCGGTCACCGGCGGCGGTGCCACCCGGGGTCGGGCGGCACCCTTCGCCAGCCGGGAGGCGGCCCACCGGGACCCGGCCGCGCTCACCGGACCGGTACCTGCGGGCCGGCTGCTGCGCACCCTGCTGCTCGACGGCTGCCTGCGCCGCGACCTGGACGCCCTACGCCGGCTGCTGCGCGGCTACGCGGGTTGGCTCGCCGGCCAGGCCGACCCGGAGGGGCGGCTCGCCGGCGCGACGGCGCTGGCCGACCCGGACAACGTGGTCGTCGACGGGGACGCCTTCGCGGTGCTCGACCCGAGCTGGCAGGCCACCGGACCGCTGCCCGTCGAGGTGACGCTGGCCCGGGGGCTGTGGCGGTTCGCGGTCGCCCTGCTCACCGGCGGATACGCACACCCGTGGCCGTCCACCCTGGACGTGGCCGGGCTGACAGTGGTCCTCGGCGGCGTCGCCGGGCACGACCTGGACCGGGCCACCGTCGACGCGGCCGTCGAGACCGAGGCGGCGGTCGCCGCCGCCCTGCGCGGCCTGGACGCCGACGGGCAGGGGGCGCTCGCCACCGAACTCCGCGCGGTCGACCCCACCGACCCGCCCGCCGGTCCGCGCAGCTACCAGCAGATGCGCGAGGCCTGGGTACGCCAGCGCGAGGAGCTGACCCGGCTCGCCGCCCTGCTGAAGTGGACCGAGGAGCTGCTCACCTCGCGGGAACGGGCGCTGCGCCGGTCCGACGCCACGATCAACCTGCTCAGCGGCTCGCTCAGTTACCGGGTGGGCCGGCTCGCCATCACCCCCGCCCGGCTGGCCAAGCGGGGCGCCCGGGCGGCCAAACGGCGGGCCCGCGAGGCGCTCGGCCCGAAGCCGCAGGAGGAGCAGCAGTGA
- a CDS encoding PseG/SpsG family protein, producing the protein MNPPRIGLRCDAGPRTGVGHLVRCLALGEEFLTRGARVELFGTVHRVGWAAAQLATRDIPVHPGPDTPAGLVETAHRHALDALVLDSYELDPAGAGALRAAGVVTLAIVDGDTRGQDADLYLDQNFGADTDATGQADGRPAVPARSAPTADAPGDGRGSAGAGDRRVLAGAGDRRMLAGVRYALLRGSVTAARPAVPPPATPTARPRVLAFFGGTDAVGAAPVLARVLLGTGHPMTLTVVVGRPEIEAELTRVTPGRGQSLHLVAPTDTLPTLIGAADLVVSAAGTSTWELCCLGAPAALVCVVDNQRDSYRRVVAHGLAAGLGELPELVAPGLAGRTARAEAARTLRALLASPQRRAALAARAWATVDGHGRARVADAVLTLIASRTGVLKP; encoded by the coding sequence CTGAACCCACCACGGATCGGGTTACGCTGCGACGCCGGCCCGCGCACCGGCGTCGGTCACCTGGTCCGCTGCCTGGCCCTCGGCGAGGAGTTCCTGACCCGGGGCGCCCGGGTCGAACTGTTCGGCACGGTGCACCGGGTCGGCTGGGCCGCCGCCCAACTGGCCACGCGCGACATCCCGGTCCACCCCGGTCCGGACACCCCCGCCGGGCTGGTGGAGACGGCCCACCGGCACGCCCTGGACGCGCTGGTGCTCGACTCGTACGAGCTGGATCCGGCCGGGGCCGGGGCGCTGCGGGCGGCCGGCGTGGTCACCCTGGCCATCGTCGACGGCGACACCCGGGGCCAGGACGCCGACCTCTACCTCGACCAGAACTTCGGCGCGGACACCGACGCCACCGGTCAGGCGGATGGCCGTCCCGCCGTCCCGGCCCGCAGCGCGCCCACCGCCGACGCACCCGGCGACGGGCGGGGCTCGGCCGGCGCTGGCGACAGGCGGGTCCTGGCCGGCGCTGGCGACAGGCGGATGCTGGCCGGGGTCCGGTACGCGCTGCTGCGTGGCTCGGTGACCGCCGCCCGGCCGGCCGTCCCACCGCCGGCCACCCCCACCGCCCGCCCCCGGGTGCTCGCCTTCTTCGGCGGCACCGACGCGGTCGGCGCGGCCCCGGTGCTGGCCCGGGTGCTGCTCGGCACCGGCCATCCGATGACGTTGACGGTGGTGGTCGGGCGGCCGGAGATCGAGGCGGAGCTGACCCGGGTCACCCCCGGGCGGGGGCAGTCGCTGCACCTCGTCGCGCCGACCGACACCCTGCCCACGTTGATCGGCGCAGCCGACCTGGTGGTCAGCGCCGCCGGCACCTCCACCTGGGAACTCTGCTGTCTCGGTGCACCCGCCGCACTTGTCTGCGTGGTGGACAACCAGCGTGACTCGTACCGCCGGGTGGTGGCGCACGGGCTCGCCGCCGGCCTCGGCGAGCTGCCGGAACTGGTCGCGCCGGGGCTGGCCGGACGGACCGCGCGGGCCGAGGCGGCCCGGACGCTGCGCGCGCTGTTGGCGTCCCCGCAGCGACGGGCGGCGCTCGCGGCCCGCGCCTGGGCCACCGTCGACGGGCACGGCCGGGCCCGGGTCGCGGACGCCGTCCTCACCCTGATCGCAAGTCGTACGGGTGTACTAAAGCCCTGA